In Papaver somniferum cultivar HN1 chromosome 1, ASM357369v1, whole genome shotgun sequence, a genomic segment contains:
- the LOC113330273 gene encoding uncharacterized protein LOC113330273: MGGVCSGGGASPQGSPDRFPRSPNFNGVFKRGNCFKDKRFASSDDSDSDGSDFSFGGQNGRKFDCVDLLLCSPQKISARKDKTVNNKKVSKSVSSDGVVVQEQTGEALDTAAGTVPRMRSGSTYVRGTSSRENDVCIHAFEIASTITKGANILKSLSKENMQYLKQRILQSDGVQRLVSTDMEVLLAIAAADKREEFASFLRAIVRFGNLCKAPEWHNLGPYFQKLDLDGITYKKSKEEAESTMEELVSLAQSTSELYHELHTLNKFEQDHRRRLEEVESLQLIGKEDSLRLLNMELNHQKKLVRNLKKKSLWSKDLEEVMEKLVEVVKLIHQEISEAFGNTSSTGISSGPNQNSHRLGQSGLVLHYANIINQIESISCLVSHPNSLPPNTRDTLYQGLPPNVKAGLRSHLQLVDPMKFTELQIRAEMEKTLSWLVPLASNTTKAHQGFGSVGEWANTCNTFNKRPNIQNNSTRLQTLYHADKEKTELCILELVTWLHHLISRIRQRYYGIKPLMPVRSSKPKKNLVLRLRIQQDQPGSNASSIADAPPSTSTNTRIEKIHQLPKQDQSLLQHAGMKTISNPGISKSQDLSTMAKGKMKVEEMRQTRMSQSCDQTPTSSRDELMMMRLTQDLESTIARTNTNGKVHPLNQQDNETP; this comes from the exons ATGGGAGGAGTATGCTCTGGTGGGGGAGCATCTCCTCAAGGTTCACCAGACAGATTCCCCAGAAGCCCAAATTTTAACGGAGTGTTTAAAAGGGGTAATTGTTTCAAAGATAAAAGGTTCGCATCATCTGACGATTCTGATTCTGATGGTTCCGATTTTAGTTTTGGTGGTCAAAATGGGAGGAAATTCGATTGTGTTGATCTACTCTTGTGTTCTCCACAAAAAATTTCAGCAAGGAAGGATAAAACAGTGAATAATAAAAAG GTATCAAAATCAGTCTCGTCGGATGGCGTAGTTGTCCAAGAGCAGACCGGTGAGGCTCTAGACACAGCTGCAGGAACCGTGCCAAGGATGCGATCCGGAAGTACGTATGTGCGTGGAACGTCATCCCGAGAAAATGATGTTTGTATTCACGCATTTGAGATTGCTAGCACTATCACAAAAGGTGCAAATATTTTGAAATCTCTTTCAAAGGAAAACATGCAATACTTGAAGCAAAGGATTCTACAATCAGATGGAGTGCAAAGATTGGTATCCACTGATATGGAGGTGTTGCTAGCAATTGCAGCTGCTGACAAAAG GGAGGAGTTTGCATCTTTCTTGAGAGCGATAGTTCGGTTTGGGAATCTATGTAAAGCTCCAGAATGGCATAATCTAGGCCCCTACTTTCAAAA ACTGGATTTAGATGGTATCACTTACAAAAAATCGAAAGAGGAGGCAGAATCTACCATGGAGGAACTTGTGTCTTTAGCTCAAAGTACTTCT GAATTATACCATGAGTTGCACACACTCAACAAATTTGAGCAAGATCATAGACGAAGGCTTGAGGAAGTAGAATCCTTGCAGCTCATTGGAAAAG AGGATAGTCTTAGGTTGCTCAATATGGAGCTGAACCACCAAAAGAAGCTTGTAAGGAAtctgaaaaagaaatctctttggTCGAAAGATTTAGAAGAG GTCATGGAAAAACTTGTCGAGGTCGTTAAGTTAATACATCAAGAAATCTCAGAAGCCTTCGGCAATACCTCTTCAACAGGTATTAGCAGTGGACCAAATCAAAATTCTCACAGATTGGGTCAATCTGGTCTTGTGCTACACTACGCAAACATTATCAATCAGATAGAGAGCATATCATGCCTC GTTTCTCATCCTAATTCCCTTCCCCCTAATACAAGGGACACACTCTACCAAGGATTGCCGCCTAACGTTAAAGCAGGTCTTCGGTCTCACCTACAGTTGGTTGACCCAATGAAG TTCACAGAACTACAGATTAGAGCTGAGATGGAAAAGACCTTAAGTTGGCTTGTTCCTTTAGCTTCAAACACAACAAA AGCTCATCAAGGTTTTGGATCAGTTGGAGAATGGGCTAATACTTG CAACACTTTCAACAAGAGGCCGAATATCCAGAATAACAGCACCCGACTTCAAACACTCTACCACGCTGACAAGGAGAAGACAGAGTTATGCATTCTTGAACTAGTTACATGGCTTCACCACCTAATCAGCCGAATAAGGcaaagatattacggaatcaagCCTTTAATGCCCGTCCGATCTTCAAAACCAAAGAAGAATTTGGTTTTACGATTACGAATTCAACAAGACCAACCCGGCAGCAATGCAAGTTCAATTGCTGATGCTCCACCTTCTACTAGTACTAACACTAGAATCGAAAAGATTCACCAACTTCCTAAACAAGACCAAAGCCTGTTGCAACATGCTGGCATGAAAACAATCTCAAATCCTGGAATAAGTAAAAGTCAGGATTTGTCAACAATGGCAAAGGGAAAAATGAAGGTAGAGGAAATGAGACAAACAAGAATGAGCCAGAGTTGTGACCAGACTCCAACTTCGAGCAGAGATGAATTAATGATGATGAGGTTAACCCAAGATTTGGAGAGCACTATTGCAAGGACTAACACAAATGGTaaagttcatcctttgaatcaacAAGACAATGAAACACCTTAA